The following proteins come from a genomic window of Pyxidicoccus sp. MSG2:
- a CDS encoding ADYC domain-containing protein, producing the protein MNKHILALVYLLSSAPALATDMLIKKTEGARRRASACQTQAPQRNTWPNGTRLWGTTRKVADQETSSVLASLDLSRVSLGSAALKGVRIEDGRLVAPALVNERFAGAMLQGTASDGQPVEVALCAVETDADDPSLVWYRIQVWNAESATWANPCTATNRVPAPRALAVPGIWDETGARRDLPGKFTFACENGAIAKCIDWGYKPWATKEGRSLQDLHQACTRMVRADYCGDGRSHTQEENPIDMYDEFKLLTRTTQASRSWDPTKASFEAAWTPEGASCLARTRDGQAIETILAQCPERFEPGTKDLDGGDRCTVLRKGGSDEPALLRNHTYGKAPQVGSSTWGR; encoded by the coding sequence ATGAACAAGCACATCCTGGCACTTGTATATCTGCTGAGCAGTGCGCCGGCGCTCGCCACGGACATGCTCATCAAGAAGACGGAGGGGGCCCGGCGTCGGGCATCCGCCTGCCAGACCCAGGCTCCCCAGCGCAACACGTGGCCAAACGGCACACGGCTGTGGGGCACGACTCGCAAGGTGGCCGACCAGGAGACGAGCAGCGTGCTGGCCTCGCTTGACCTCAGCCGCGTGTCGCTCGGCAGCGCCGCGCTAAAGGGAGTGCGCATCGAGGACGGGCGCCTGGTGGCCCCGGCATTGGTGAATGAGAGGTTCGCCGGCGCCATGCTCCAGGGCACGGCGAGTGACGGCCAGCCCGTAGAGGTGGCCCTGTGTGCGGTCGAGACCGATGCCGACGACCCCTCGCTGGTCTGGTATCGAATCCAGGTGTGGAACGCGGAGAGCGCCACGTGGGCCAACCCGTGCACCGCCACCAACCGCGTGCCCGCTCCTCGGGCGCTCGCGGTGCCCGGTATCTGGGATGAGACAGGTGCACGCCGCGACCTGCCGGGCAAGTTCACCTTCGCCTGCGAGAACGGCGCCATCGCCAAGTGTATCGACTGGGGTTACAAGCCGTGGGCAACGAAGGAAGGCCGCTCGCTCCAGGATTTGCATCAGGCGTGCACGCGCATGGTGCGCGCCGACTACTGCGGCGACGGACGCAGCCACACCCAGGAGGAGAATCCCATCGACATGTACGATGAATTCAAGCTCCTCACCCGGACGACGCAGGCCTCAAGGTCCTGGGACCCGACGAAGGCCTCCTTCGAGGCGGCGTGGACACCCGAGGGAGCTTCGTGCCTGGCGCGAACGCGTGACGGACAGGCGATAGAGACCATTCTGGCGCAGTGCCCGGAGCGCTTCGAGCCGGGCACGAAGGACCTGGACGGGGGAGATCGCTGCACAGTGCTCCGCAAGGGAGGAAGCGATGAGCCAGCACTGCTACGCAACCACACGTATGGAAAGGCCCCTCAGGTCGGCTCTTCGACATGGGGCCGATGA
- a CDS encoding sigma-70 family RNA polymerase sigma factor: MSFLAHRRERAVTPDELDEIEELLQHAYETGPAAWPRVALSDEVFVRHLAQVLSELDTERSLPQALRQLFESSNLAGLYLACACIHNVPAASETLERDILARLPALLDSKLPPTVVDEVCQEVRIHLLVGTGTGPQFALYKGQSSLLSWIRVIAARMGLKRVAPVREMVEDGVLAAIEAMPTLGNDAEIELLKRRCLQEFRAAAREAFSTLPDRPRYLLRIHFIDGLSTIELGKLYGVDQSTASRWLKSARQAVYEETKRRIKERLRLSSHEFESLLIDINSRLDMSLGEILKEGEAEAIR, translated from the coding sequence TTGAGCTTCCTCGCCCATCGGCGGGAACGTGCTGTCACGCCGGACGAGCTCGACGAAATAGAGGAACTGCTCCAGCACGCCTATGAAACCGGACCTGCAGCGTGGCCGCGGGTCGCCCTGTCCGACGAAGTCTTTGTGCGGCACCTGGCTCAGGTACTGTCCGAACTCGACACGGAACGTTCTCTCCCACAGGCGCTCAGGCAGCTATTCGAGAGTTCGAATCTCGCTGGGCTCTACCTGGCATGCGCCTGCATCCACAACGTTCCCGCAGCCAGCGAGACATTGGAGCGTGACATCCTGGCGAGACTGCCGGCGCTGCTCGACTCGAAGTTGCCTCCCACGGTCGTCGACGAGGTCTGCCAGGAGGTCCGCATCCACCTCCTCGTTGGTACCGGAACAGGGCCGCAGTTCGCATTGTACAAGGGCCAGAGCTCGCTCCTGAGCTGGATTCGCGTCATCGCCGCCCGCATGGGCCTCAAGCGAGTTGCTCCGGTCCGCGAAATGGTTGAGGACGGCGTCCTCGCGGCCATCGAAGCCATGCCCACTCTAGGGAACGACGCGGAGATCGAGCTCCTCAAGCGCCGTTGTCTCCAGGAGTTCCGCGCGGCGGCGCGCGAGGCCTTCTCCACATTGCCGGACAGGCCGCGCTATCTGCTCCGGATTCACTTCATCGATGGGCTGTCGACGATCGAATTGGGCAAGCTCTACGGTGTGGACCAGTCGACAGCCTCCCGCTGGCTCAAGAGCGCACGGCAGGCGGTCTATGAGGAGACGAAGCGCCGCATCAAGGAGCGTCTCCGCCTGTCGTCGCACGAGTTCGAGAGCCTCCTGATCGACATCAACAGCCGGCTCGACATGAGCCTTGGTGAGATTCTGAAAGAGGGAGAGGCAGAGGCAATCCGCTAA
- a CDS encoding bifunctional serine/threonine-protein kinase/formylglycine-generating enzyme family protein yields the protein MPPQSVTGSLPPADSRSGAPTSGWTPPNEFDEFRLVRPLGRGAMGVVYLAHDRSLDRQVAVKFIAAHQPNARARARFQTEAQAIARLKQPNVVTVFRVGEVEDHPYIVSEYLVGQSLAELLLPLPWRRALNLGIGMARGLAEAHGHGVLHRDIKPANVLLTAQNEVKLLDFGLAELVEAGTLPRTDTLRTFAGTPRYMAPELFDGTSATPRSDLYALGLVLHELCTGALPRLRRGQHLSEGEQPVSGLASQPAHDEPPLTTRVPGIDPDFASIIERCLRIDPEERFASARALCAALERLERPNEADVLATGNPYRGLEPFEAEHRALFFGRDTDIRSGIERLRRQPLVLVAGDSGVGKSSLCRAGILPRVTQGALDEYRDFEVLTLTPGRRPLAALAAALAPILRQTEAGLLARLAEAPETLGPELRAVYQQQGGLLLFVDQLEELVTLGEPDQAAGFARFLGELALPAAKVRVLLSVRGDFLTRVGTLPGLGGVVERALYLLQPLTPEGVREAIIGPARSRGVVFELETLRRTLAEATAKGAGSLPLLQFALAELWERRDTVRGCITQSALDAMGGVAGALSRHADGVLAPLDRAQQQAARRLLGRLITAEGTRSERSEDELTAASEEAHTVLRALVDGRLLHTRSVGGRVVYELAHEALIASWGTLRRWLDEDVSQRALRQRIETASREWERLGQADELLWRKRQLREARELAASNLGGREQAFLAASLRAVRRQRLRLGFAALFLVLGAVSLTFWPRLREHQETQRFVRARMDAARNALSLGRGLGQRATGRRETALGLFNGQAPAGSNTRPSSADLWQRAEEVWDEALEELVSADAAFAEAEQSLGDALERVHEAPDARQLLIEVTHERILLAERFHRMNERDRLMHHFERLTAREPAWRERLHTPAEIELTTEPSGASVELMRYVDDKGLRRTEPVAELAAPGPTPITRWTLPAGSYHLRITHEGRVPVELPLLLERGGQERIRLALPATVPEGYAYVPPGCVLSGSDDPEAVRKFLRSAPLNRTCLQEGFFIGRTEVTLGNWLEYLQTLPPEAPEKRILETGRAGSVDELSLRQLPDRTWSFSLKLVSEDVLTARTGEPIRYPGRSHHQEQDWRRFPLAGVSAEDMTGYLSWLDRTGRLPGARLCNELEWTRAARGADGRRYPHGDRLPKDAANIEGTYNRRPDGFGPDEVGSHPASVSPFGVQDLAGNAFEITRPMTPDLSDIVLRGGAWYYDESGALVANRQAGTVKNRDARVGVRVCASAPSARWEASTQAR from the coding sequence ATGCCGCCCCAGAGCGTCACGGGGAGCCTCCCGCCGGCCGATTCTCGGAGCGGGGCGCCCACCTCCGGATGGACCCCGCCCAACGAGTTCGACGAGTTCCGGCTCGTGCGTCCCCTCGGCCGGGGGGCCATGGGCGTCGTCTATCTCGCGCATGACCGCTCCCTGGATCGGCAGGTGGCGGTGAAGTTCATCGCGGCGCACCAGCCCAATGCCCGGGCCCGCGCGCGATTCCAGACCGAAGCGCAAGCCATCGCGCGACTGAAGCAGCCCAATGTCGTCACCGTCTTCCGCGTCGGAGAAGTGGAAGACCATCCGTACATCGTCTCCGAGTACCTCGTAGGGCAAAGCCTGGCCGAGTTGCTCCTGCCGCTCCCCTGGCGGCGAGCCCTCAATCTGGGCATCGGCATGGCCCGCGGGCTCGCGGAGGCCCATGGCCATGGCGTGCTGCACCGGGACATCAAGCCGGCCAACGTCCTTCTCACCGCCCAGAACGAGGTGAAGCTGCTCGACTTCGGCCTGGCCGAGCTCGTCGAGGCGGGGACCCTGCCGAGAACAGACACCCTCCGTACCTTCGCGGGCACGCCACGCTACATGGCGCCCGAGCTCTTTGACGGCACCTCGGCGACGCCGCGCAGCGACCTCTATGCCCTCGGGTTGGTGCTCCATGAGCTGTGCACGGGAGCGCTGCCACGACTTCGTCGCGGCCAGCACCTCTCGGAGGGAGAGCAGCCCGTCTCCGGGCTCGCGTCACAGCCAGCACACGACGAGCCGCCCCTCACCACGCGGGTTCCGGGCATCGACCCCGACTTCGCCTCCATCATCGAGCGCTGCCTGCGCATCGACCCGGAGGAGCGCTTCGCTTCGGCCCGAGCGCTCTGTGCCGCGCTCGAGCGACTGGAGCGTCCTAACGAGGCGGACGTGCTCGCCACCGGCAACCCCTACCGGGGCCTGGAACCCTTTGAAGCCGAGCATCGCGCGCTCTTCTTCGGGCGCGACACCGACATCCGCTCGGGCATCGAACGCCTGCGCCGCCAGCCCCTGGTCCTGGTTGCCGGAGACTCGGGCGTTGGCAAGTCCTCGCTGTGCCGCGCCGGCATCCTGCCCCGGGTCACCCAGGGCGCGCTCGACGAGTACCGCGACTTCGAGGTCCTCACGCTGACACCCGGGCGCCGTCCGCTCGCGGCGCTTGCGGCCGCGCTCGCCCCCATCCTCCGCCAGACGGAGGCCGGGCTCCTTGCCAGGTTGGCCGAGGCCCCCGAGACGCTGGGGCCGGAGCTGCGGGCGGTCTATCAGCAGCAGGGGGGACTGCTCCTGTTCGTGGATCAGCTCGAGGAGCTCGTCACCCTCGGTGAGCCCGACCAGGCGGCAGGCTTCGCCAGATTCCTGGGCGAGCTTGCGCTGCCGGCGGCGAAGGTGCGCGTGCTCCTCTCTGTCCGCGGCGACTTCCTCACGCGTGTCGGTACGCTGCCTGGCCTGGGCGGTGTGGTTGAGCGGGCGCTCTACCTGCTCCAGCCCCTCACCCCCGAGGGGGTTCGGGAGGCCATCATCGGCCCCGCCCGGAGCCGTGGCGTCGTCTTCGAGCTCGAAACGCTCCGCCGGACGCTCGCCGAGGCCACAGCAAAAGGCGCCGGCAGCCTTCCCCTGCTCCAATTCGCATTGGCCGAGTTGTGGGAGCGCCGAGACACCGTCAGAGGATGCATCACCCAATCAGCGCTCGACGCCATGGGCGGCGTGGCCGGCGCCCTGTCGAGGCATGCCGATGGCGTGCTCGCGCCTCTCGACCGGGCTCAGCAGCAGGCTGCGCGCAGGCTGCTCGGCCGGCTCATCACCGCGGAGGGTACCCGCAGCGAGCGGAGTGAGGACGAGCTCACCGCGGCTTCGGAGGAAGCCCACACCGTCCTGCGAGCACTCGTCGATGGGCGCCTCCTGCATACGCGCAGCGTCGGGGGGCGGGTGGTCTACGAACTCGCCCACGAGGCGCTCATCGCGAGCTGGGGCACGCTGCGGCGCTGGCTGGATGAGGATGTCAGCCAGCGCGCACTCCGGCAGCGCATCGAAACAGCCAGCAGGGAGTGGGAGCGCCTGGGGCAAGCCGACGAGCTGCTCTGGCGGAAGCGGCAGCTCAGAGAAGCGCGCGAGCTTGCCGCGAGCAACCTGGGCGGGCGGGAGCAGGCCTTTCTCGCGGCCTCCCTGCGCGCCGTGCGCCGCCAGCGCCTGCGCCTGGGGTTCGCCGCGCTATTCCTGGTGCTCGGGGCGGTCAGCCTCACCTTCTGGCCGCGCCTGCGGGAGCACCAGGAGACACAGCGCTTCGTCCGTGCCCGAATGGATGCCGCGCGAAACGCGCTCTCCCTGGGGCGCGGGCTGGGGCAGCGCGCCACCGGGCGCCGTGAGACGGCGCTCGGGCTGTTCAATGGGCAGGCGCCTGCCGGCTCCAACACGCGGCCGTCCTCCGCAGACCTCTGGCAGCGCGCTGAAGAGGTCTGGGACGAGGCGCTCGAGGAGCTCGTGTCGGCGGACGCCGCGTTCGCGGAGGCCGAGCAGTCCCTCGGCGACGCATTGGAACGCGTCCATGAGGCCCCGGACGCGCGACAGCTCCTCATCGAGGTCACCCATGAGCGAATCCTGCTCGCCGAGCGCTTCCATCGGATGAACGAGCGTGACCGGCTCATGCATCACTTCGAGCGACTCACGGCCAGGGAACCCGCGTGGCGTGAGCGGCTCCACACTCCTGCCGAGATCGAGCTCACGACCGAGCCATCGGGCGCGAGTGTCGAGCTCATGCGCTACGTGGATGACAAGGGACTCCGGCGAACAGAACCCGTGGCGGAGCTGGCCGCCCCCGGCCCGACGCCCATCACCCGGTGGACCCTCCCGGCGGGCTCCTATCACCTCCGCATCACACATGAGGGCCGCGTTCCGGTGGAGCTCCCGCTCCTGCTGGAACGAGGCGGACAGGAGCGAATCCGCCTCGCGCTCCCAGCCACCGTGCCTGAAGGCTACGCATACGTTCCACCGGGCTGCGTCCTCTCGGGCAGCGATGATCCCGAAGCGGTGCGCAAGTTCCTGCGCAGCGCGCCGCTGAACCGGACCTGTCTCCAGGAGGGTTTCTTCATTGGACGGACTGAGGTCACCCTGGGCAACTGGCTGGAATATCTCCAGACCCTGCCGCCGGAGGCGCCGGAGAAGCGCATCCTCGAGACAGGACGCGCTGGCAGCGTCGATGAGCTCTCGCTGAGGCAGCTGCCCGACCGCACCTGGAGCTTTTCTCTCAAGCTGGTGAGCGAAGACGTCCTCACGGCACGCACCGGCGAGCCCATTCGCTACCCCGGCCGGAGCCATCACCAAGAACAGGACTGGAGGCGATTTCCACTCGCTGGCGTCTCTGCCGAGGACATGACGGGCTACCTCTCCTGGCTCGACCGCACGGGGCGTCTGCCGGGAGCACGCCTGTGCAATGAGCTCGAATGGACGCGCGCCGCCCGAGGCGCCGATGGTCGCAGGTACCCGCATGGCGACCGGCTCCCGAAGGATGCGGCCAACATCGAAGGGACGTACAACCGCCGACCTGATGGCTTCGGGCCGGACGAGGTCGGCTCCCATCCGGCCTCGGTGAGCCCCTTCGGCGTCCAAGACCTGGCCGGCAATGCCTTTGAAATCACCCGGCCCATGACGCCGGACCTGAGCGACATCGTCCTCCGAGGAGGCGCCTGGTACTACGACGAGTCGGGTGCATTGGTCGCCAATCGGCAGGCCGGCACGGTCAAGAACCGCGACGCCAGGGTGGGTGTGCGCGTGTGCGCTTCCGCGCCATCCGCCAGATGGGAAGCGTCCACGCAGGCCCGATGA
- a CDS encoding CHAT domain-containing tetratricopeptide repeat protein, giving the protein MQRAIPAIALIILGCAACASVKPPTDLRLVEAQKLYAEGKKLREEGRYAEAAPVVERALELRESLLGRTHLEVARCLNLLGDVHRSLGNYTRAEPFHQRALAIREASLGNNHLDVAHSLNNLAIVYIEQGLYARAEPLYERALAIREAALGKHHPDVATSLNNLAILYSDQGLYARAEPLYERALAIREAALGKHHPDVAASLNNLAILYREQGFYARAEPLYERALAIREAALGKHHPNVAASLNNLAVLYDYQGLYARAEPLYERALAIREASFGKHHPDVATSLNNLAILYSDQGLYARAEPLYERALAIREAALGKHHPDVAASLNNLAILYREQGFYARAEPLYERALAIREAALGKHHPDVAASLDNLGTLYVVRGHYARAEPLYARALAIQEAALGKHHPNVATSLDNLANLYRAQGLYAQAEPLYARALAIRETALGKKHPLVAQTLTDLARLHLAQKNLVGALPLFRRALVASEEHLRQQIFGFSDARLTSFLRLLHEDEQRLYSLARAHPEDARVRHLAFSAALLRKGRSVEELADTSRIIFRNLGEADRETFARLRALRTQFSALSLAGLGSLSPVDYQQRLKDLTDKANAIEEELSRRAAPLRALSSLPPPERVIDRVANALPKNGALIELIVCNDTPLVPTPGTPSSQSPGPMRYLALLLFADGHTEAIDLGPAEPIDTAALHLHDALARDSAAYQSAARALYKLAFRPLLPHLGKVQRLFVSPDGQLNLVPFAALHDGRRFLVDALDITYLTSGKDLLPRPENSSPATSVVVLANPDFSSRPAASPVTTQATVTAQAALVPAERSAALEHFFSRFAPEVGSPYPPLPGTQKEAETIHRLLPRAQLLLGPAATKHALLTLDTPGILHIATHGFFREDAAGALLPDPLLRSGLVLAGASYHQEQPGPLHRENSLVTALELAGLDLWGTQLVVLSACDTGRGDIKLGQGVYGLRHALVSAGAESLVTSLWKVNDETSRELMESYYRNLLAGQGSGEALRTAMKALRQKHPKPYSWAPFIFIGKDSPLQLDSPQLRGSPM; this is encoded by the coding sequence ATGCAGCGAGCAATACCGGCGATAGCGCTCATCATCCTGGGGTGTGCAGCCTGCGCATCGGTCAAGCCACCAACCGACTTACGCCTAGTAGAGGCACAGAAGCTCTATGCAGAGGGGAAGAAACTGAGGGAGGAGGGGAGGTATGCGGAAGCGGCGCCAGTCGTCGAGCGCGCGTTGGAGCTTCGGGAGTCCCTCCTCGGGAGGACGCATCTGGAAGTTGCCCGTTGCCTCAACCTTCTCGGTGACGTTCACCGATCGCTAGGAAACTATACGCGTGCCGAACCGTTCCATCAGCGCGCACTAGCGATTCGGGAAGCCTCCCTCGGCAATAATCATCTCGACGTTGCCCACTCGCTCAACAACCTGGCCATCGTCTACATTGAACAGGGGCTCTATGCTCGGGCTGAGCCACTGTATGAGCGTGCGCTGGCGATTCGGGAAGCTGCCCTCGGCAAGCACCATCCCGACGTCGCTACCTCGCTCAACAATCTGGCCATCCTCTACAGCGACCAGGGCCTCTATGCACGGGCCGAGCCGCTGTATGAGCGTGCGCTCGCGATTCGGGAAGCCGCCCTCGGCAAGCACCATCCCGACGTCGCTGCCTCGCTCAACAACCTGGCCATCCTCTACAGGGAACAGGGGTTCTACGCACGGGCCGAGCCGCTGTATGAACGTGCGCTCGCGATTCGGGAAGCCGCCCTCGGCAAGCACCATCCAAATGTCGCTGCCTCGCTCAACAATCTGGCTGTCCTCTACGATTACCAGGGGCTCTACGCACGGGCCGAGCCGCTGTATGAGCGTGCGCTCGCGATTCGGGAAGCCTCTTTCGGCAAGCACCATCCCGACGTCGCTACCTCGCTCAACAATCTGGCCATCCTCTACAGCGACCAGGGCCTCTATGCACGGGCCGAGCCGCTGTATGAGCGTGCGCTCGCGATTCGGGAAGCCGCCCTCGGCAAGCACCATCCCGACGTCGCTGCCTCGCTCAACAACCTGGCCATCCTCTACAGGGAACAGGGGTTCTACGCACGGGCCGAGCCGCTGTATGAACGTGCGCTCGCGATTCGGGAAGCCGCCCTCGGCAAGCACCATCCCGACGTCGCTGCCTCGCTCGACAACCTAGGTACCCTTTACGTTGTCCGGGGGCACTACGCACGGGCCGAGCCGCTGTATGCGCGTGCGCTCGCGATTCAGGAAGCTGCCCTCGGCAAGCACCATCCAAATGTCGCTACCTCGCTCGACAACCTCGCCAACCTCTATAGGGCTCAGGGGCTCTACGCACAGGCCGAGCCGCTGTATGCGCGTGCGCTGGCGATTCGAGAAACAGCCCTCGGCAAGAAACATCCCCTCGTTGCTCAAACTCTGACCGACCTTGCCCGGCTCCACCTGGCTCAAAAGAACCTCGTCGGAGCTCTACCGCTCTTCAGGCGTGCTCTCGTTGCCTCCGAGGAGCACCTGCGCCAGCAGATCTTCGGCTTCTCCGATGCGCGCCTGACCAGTTTCCTGCGTCTGCTGCACGAAGATGAGCAACGCCTCTATTCTCTTGCGCGCGCGCACCCGGAGGATGCCCGCGTTCGCCACCTGGCCTTCTCAGCCGCCCTCCTTCGCAAGGGCCGCTCCGTCGAAGAACTCGCAGACACCTCTCGCATCATCTTTCGTAACCTGGGAGAAGCCGACCGCGAGACATTTGCTCGCCTACGCGCCTTGCGCACCCAGTTCTCCGCCCTGTCGCTCGCCGGCCTCGGTTCACTCTCGCCCGTAGACTACCAGCAGCGCCTCAAGGACCTCACCGACAAGGCCAATGCCATCGAGGAGGAGCTCTCCAGGCGCGCGGCGCCTCTGCGTGCTCTCTCCTCGCTGCCTCCTCCTGAACGAGTCATCGACCGTGTCGCCAATGCACTTCCCAAGAATGGCGCGCTTATAGAGCTCATCGTCTGCAACGACACCCCACTCGTCCCCACGCCTGGCACGCCTTCCTCGCAGAGCCCGGGTCCAATGCGCTATCTGGCGCTCCTGCTCTTCGCCGATGGGCACACCGAGGCCATCGACCTCGGTCCTGCTGAGCCCATCGACACCGCCGCCCTGCACCTGCATGACGCGCTCGCACGCGACTCCGCCGCCTATCAATCCGCCGCCCGAGCACTCTACAAGCTCGCCTTCCGTCCTCTGCTGCCGCACCTGGGCAAGGTCCAGCGCCTGTTTGTCTCGCCCGACGGCCAGCTCAATCTCGTCCCCTTCGCCGCACTCCACGATGGCCGCCGCTTCCTGGTAGATGCCCTGGACATCACCTATCTCACCTCGGGCAAAGACTTGTTGCCCCGTCCCGAGAACAGCTCCCCTGCTACGTCCGTCGTGGTCCTGGCCAACCCTGATTTCAGTTCGCGCCCTGCCGCTTCCCCCGTCACCACTCAAGCCACCGTCACCGCTCAGGCCGCCCTCGTTCCCGCCGAGCGCTCGGCCGCACTGGAGCACTTCTTCTCGCGCTTCGCGCCAGAGGTTGGCTCTCCTTATCCACCGCTGCCCGGCACACAGAAGGAAGCCGAAACCATCCACCGTTTGCTCCCTCGAGCTCAGTTGCTCCTGGGGCCCGCCGCCACGAAGCACGCCCTGTTGACGCTGGACACGCCTGGCATCCTCCACATCGCCACCCACGGATTCTTTCGCGAGGATGCTGCCGGCGCGCTCCTCCCCGACCCACTGCTGCGCTCGGGTCTGGTCCTGGCGGGCGCAAGCTACCATCAGGAACAACCCGGTCCCCTCCACCGCGAGAACTCGCTCGTCACGGCCCTGGAACTCGCGGGGCTCGACCTGTGGGGCACTCAATTGGTGGTTCTGTCGGCCTGCGACACCGGCCGTGGCGACATCAAGCTCGGCCAGGGCGTGTACGGACTGCGCCATGCGTTGGTGAGCGCTGGAGCCGAGTCCCTGGTCACCAGCCTGTGGAAGGTCAACGATGAGACCTCCCGGGAGCTGATGGAGAGCTATTACCGCAATCTCCTGGCCGGGCAGGGGAGCGGTGAGGCCCTCCGTACGGCGATGAAGGCACTGCGCCAGAAGCACCCGAAGCCCTACTCCTGGGCGCCTTTCATCTTCATCGGAAAGGATTCGCCCCTCCAACTGGACTCGCCCCAGCTCCGTGGCTCCCCCATGTGA